A stretch of DNA from Aspergillus flavus chromosome 3, complete sequence:
CATAACCTAAAACCGAGGATCCACCGAACGATACTACAAGAACACGAGAATACGAACGTACGAACGTACGAGCCCCTTATTATTGATGCGGTCGGCAAACATCGTGCCCTATTACATAGCACAAGAAGGATGAATTACGTGGCGCCTCCCAATAATGGAAGTTGATTTATTCTCTTGTTGCTTTTTTCTGTGAGCATGCTTAGTCTAGTAGTAATCACCATTTTCTTGGATGCGGCAGAGCATTTCACGGAAAGTAACCGGTTGTGAATCAACTTTAACATAGAACACGACTTCATTCCATTCGGTTTGCTGCTATGACAGCCATCGGCCACTCCATGAGAGTTAAAAGTCGATCATTGTTTAAAGCATTCACAAGCTGAAAGATCTTCTCGATCTCCTTGTAAAAACCCCGATTAATATACCACAAGTCCTCAAAGAGAACGAAGACCAAATAGAAATGAGCCAATATCGTGTACGAGAATCCTTCAGCAATCTCAACTTGATCCCGTGGCCTGAGGGAGGCAATAAAGACGTTCGATACCATTTGAGGCCAGGATAAGACGGCGGCCTCTTCTAGATCGATCTGAAAATCTCGCAATGCAGAGCAATCACGCTTACTTTCTGCAAAGTGAAACACATTAAGAATACGCATATATATCTCCTCTAGCTTATCAATTGTATTGGAATGCTCGTCCTGTTTATCATCTTCTCCGGTCGGAATATCTGGCGAATACTGGATTGAGGTAGGATTGGCCTCGTGTGCTGCAGGACTGGAAGACAATGTGGTTGCGTAGGTGCGTAGCGTAGAAATTTCTCGAGCGGCGCCGTCCGCAAACATCAACACCATACGGGAACCATTAGTTAAACGTGGGACACGGGCTGTTGAAAGAGTATGTCTCCAATCCTCGTTGGCGTACTCGTAATATAACATGTCTCGCAGTCTGCTGAGCTTGAGGGTAAACCAGTGTTCTTGAACCACACTTGTCAGCCCGCGAACCAAATGGAGCCAGTCAGTAAACGGACTTTCGTCATTGTCTCCGTTCCTCAGTGCCGGTTCCGTCCTACTTAGGTCTCGAATTGATAAAGaggcaaaggcaaaggcgACGATTAAAAGTGAGCCACAGAAGACATATTCTGCAGTAGCAGCAGTCATGTCTGACAGAGCCTCCCTGAATCCTCTGAGTCCCTTTTGGTGATGTTCAATGATGCGATGAAGGTCATGGATCGCTGGATTGTCAATCGAGGAAGGGATTAATTGACTACCGTCTATGCTTGGTGTTCCAGTGCTGGCTATTTCTGATTCATATAGAGCATGTGCCCCAGCGAGTGCAAGGAGTAGATGCATCAGGTATTCCCTTTCTGCCGCCATGTCTGGGATAATTTGCTGCCAAATGAACATTCGTTTCTGATGGAGACTCATCTTTTTCGACGTCTGTAGCATGAATCTGGTCAAGAGGTTCATATCAGACATATTAATTGTTTCGCCATGTAGTGACGGCACTGGGGCCGCTGACAACCCAGGCAGATGGAATTCCAACGGCTGCAAGGGATGCGGTATAGGAACCACCCGTTTAGGTTTTCGTGAGTTCCGAGGGCCCTCCGAGTCTGTCATTCTAGGATCCCTCATGTCAGTGTATCTGTCTGAGAAGGAGCATTGCAGTGGAAAAGCTCGGTTACGCCCTGTCTCAACCAGCTGGGAAGTATGACACATACATAGATGGTgctggaggaggaaatgAACATGATTCACCGCGAAAGGAGCATGCTCCACAAACAGGCCTAACCTCGTCACACTGCAACAGGTggttaataaagaatatcCTATATTTCAATGCGATGATTGTCAAACCTTAACCCTCCGTTGCTTGCAGGTGTAGCAGCCCTTACGGGATTTAAGATGGCGCGCCCTGTGCCTTTTTTCCTGCCGTGCACGCGACGTGGTGCTCTGTGCAGCAGCAGTagctgatggagatgaagtaTCAGACATACTTCGCTCGGTAGAAGACCGATCCGTTGACCTTTGATCTAATCTAATTCGTAGAGTTTGGGAGACGGGGGATGATGAGCTGCACAAGGTCGGAATTTCTTCGGAGCTTTCTTTCGCAATGCCCCTACGGAGGGCCAAGCGATCCAGAGCTGCACATGCCCTCGTTGGTATCggcgacgagaagaagaagaacatcATGATCAACCTCTCCCTGTCAGAACATTTGGGGGCATGTCTACTCAACTGGAGGCTCCTCCTTCCTGGGAGTTGAATGAATTGGGGTTATTCAGCTGCCTGGTAGCTTAAACAAGTATTAGTAAGATAGTATAGACAAGTCAAAACAACAATCTAATGAGGCTTGAAGTGGTTTCAACATGTAGTGAGCATATTTAAGAAGTGTAATCACTAAAGGAGTATCCTCTTAATCAATTAAAAGAGGGTTGACTTGACCTGTGGGGACGAGCTTCCTtaaagtacatacataaatgCTCTTTTCAACCAGGGCTCACCTATCTACACGCCTTATAGACACATGGAGACTTTGTGCACACAACTATTCTGACAAGCAGAGCTCGCCTTCAAGTCGGCGGACAGTCTGTATCCGATTGATTGCGGTTGCCGAACAGCGGATGAGATGCGAGTGGCAACATACGAGGATACGAAGATACGAGAGTACGAAGTGGATCCCTAATCAGTAGTGGCCGTAGCCTTTACAATTCATGAACCATATCTATTTCGAAACGGTGCCCCTGGAGCCCTGGTCTGCTATCAATTGAAACTTTCGCTTATACAATCAaactaaatttttttctgCTCGCGAACAAGTCAAGCTGGTAAGCTGTACAtgctatataaatctagCCATCCCGAACAGCAAAGTAAGAAAGTACTCCGGCATTGGTTGACCTCTCTTTGCACCGGGAATACCTAAAGCACCTAGAATGGGGAGCAGTGATGATGCTGCAAGTGCGACGCCAAACGAGGCCACCATGTTCGCCTTCTATCGATATGATCCAAATATGGCCGGCGCCGTGATCTTCACTATCCTGTTCACGATAACGACGGTCTGGCACGCGGTGCAGCTGTTCCGAACTCGAACTTGGTTTTTTATCCCATTCGTCGTGGGCGGCATATGTTAGTAATCACTTTTTTATCAACATTGCCTGTCCAATCTTTTACTTGCGTGGATTGTACTCACTCCAGCAGTTGAAATCATTGGCTACATCGGACGCGCCCTATCGAGTCACGAGAGTCCAAACTGGACTCTTGGTCCCTACTTGATCCAAACcttgttcctccttcttgcACCGGCTCTGCTAGCCGCCTCTGTTTATATGCTCCTCGGGCGCGTCATCTTGATTCTACGAGCAGAGTCCCATGCAATCCTGAGCAAAAAATGGCTGACCAAGATCTTCGTGACGGGAGACGtcctttcattcttcctACAAGGAGCCGGTAAGTCAACGTTAGCAGACATTTCCCACTAACTTAGCCTATTCTCAAAATGACTGGCACCAGTACTGACCTCCTTCAGGCGGCGGCATTCAGAGTAGCGGCAGTCTAGACAACATGAAGCTAGGCGAAAAGATCATTGTAGTGGGACTCTTCGTCcagatcttctttttcggcttcttcatAATCACAGCCGGCAGCTTTGACTTGAAGCTAAGGAAATACCCAATCCCACGATGCCACGATCCGTCGATCCCGTGGAGGAAGCATCTAAATGTCCTATACGCGaccagcttcttgatcatGGTGCGGTCGGTGTTTCGCTTGGTGGAGTATCTTCAGGGCAACAATGGATTTCTTTTGCACCACGAGATCTTCTTATACATCTTTGATGCCgtcttgatcttcatggCTATGGCTATTTTTAACATCTTTCATCCTAGTGAGCTGACGCATCTGCTGAGGGAGGCACACGAGTACGAGCTGCAGAGTTCGTATGATAAATATGGGGTGTAAGTTGTTTGCTGGGCGCCTACATTAATGGTTGATTGTTTGACACTGTTCATACTTTTGAGACGTATAGAGATAGAATACCTGCTGTTTGACTAATGTGTAGTAGATGCATATATGTCTGGGTCGGATAAAAATCGGTTGCTTGTGATGTCGATTAGGATTGTGCTATTGTAGCTCGAGTAAAAAGTAGTTAACTTGGCAAATTACTTAGGTAACATTCTAAACGACATAGAGCTTGAAAAGTCTTAGATTCCTCCGGTACATTCACTTTATACTAAAGTGGTCGTTACGTATGTTTTTATGCTTGTCCCACATTCATGAGTTCTAGATTTGCGCCCACTTAATGTTCATCTCTGGTTTGTGAATATAATATGTAGATACAAAGGTTAAGTATCGTATCTACACATAAAAAGCCAAGAGCTGTCACCTGTCAGTATGATTTGAGCTACCCAACAAGCTTTCAACTATAAGTTTATAATCCATGCCGACTACTACTAATCTGGTTAGTCAGAAGCCACCTGCCATGTCCTTTAACGAACCACTGGTAGTAATTAGAATCACGACGGACTGATGAGGCATCCCAAGACAACACCCCTCAAATACTTCCTCTCCGAACCAGCAGTAATCCTTATAATACCCAACATACCAAACACCCCAATATCTTTCGACATAAATGGCCTCTATATCCTAGTCTCCGACCTCGGCTCTGATATTCAATTCCACTGGGCATTCTACCTTGTCCAAAGCCGGGGCCAAGGCATCATGTTCCATGTGATCAACAGCATCGAGACGGGCAATCGATGGCAATATCAGACGAAGCCTGTTACCGGAATTCCAAACTCACTCAACCTACTGGTCGCCGTGAAGATAGCAGTGATGGACCCAGCATTACATAGTGCCCTTGCAGATCGTCTCGCTGCTGTTCCTGATACCCCACCTATCACTTGTCGCCTGTGGCTCAAGCGAGCATTGCTTGAACTGGATGAGGAGGGGTATATTCAACTCACGGGGAGGGTTGACAATATTGAACAGGAGGTGCTGATTGAAGCAGCGGAGAATCAGCCACGGAGAATACGTACTGGTCTTTGTAGTCGGTATCGTGTGGTATAGCTCTTGGTGTCGCACGGATGAGGTTTCTAGACTATCATGACCTTGATGTGTTTTGTGAGCTGGGAGATCTGCTGAGACACGGCTCACGGCTCTGTGATTGCTTCCCTGGCATGCTCATCTATTTTTGCTTCAAAGGTAGGCTATCATATCAATTGCTTCCATATGTGAGGATATCAATCAAAAGGATGAGGGCTAGATTTACACTTTCCGTGCCGGAATGATGCCTGAGGCCTCCACGTGGTGCAACCTTGAAGTCAAATTGAATTTCATCCCCACAACTTACAACTTCCGATCCATGTAAAGCAACATTAGCAGATAGGACTTTAATGCGCCATGAATCAAAGTATTCCATGTTTTTTCTCCGTGCATTGCCATCGCTGTACCACAGATATGACACTCTATGCGTGCTTCGAGCAATAATCAGCTGTGAAAGACCCTGCAGCCAGGAATGAGATTTCAACATGAATGAAAGATCTGGCGATGGAAACGGCCCAAAAGTGCCAAGAGGTCCGGCGAAAGTCTCCATATGGGAGAAGCTTCAAGACCAAATAAATCCGAGGCCTCCGGACGATGACGAGCCGCAGGACTGGTGGTTCGCCTCGACCGCCATCCCCTTGATAGCGGCCACCACCAGTCCCTTTGCAAACGTGATGTCGGTGGTCGCGCTGGCTATGTCCTGGAAGAGTGAAATCCATCCTGAACAACAGGATCCGGAGGGGAACCCGGTGCAGGTGTTGCTGGCTGACCCTAGATGGTATAATCCGGTCTTGACTGGTGATTTGGTCCATACTAACTATGTCAGGTGCATTGGTCTGAACGCTACCTCTCTTGCATTTGGGGTGCTGGGgaatctctttcttttgttcaaCTTCACCCGGACTATCCGGTATATTATCGCTCTGCCTGCTTCTATTATTCTTTGGCTCTTAGCGACCGCCATTGTAAGTACTAAGACAATAACCCCACCGACTATGGCTAATGCACACAGTTGGTCGGAATCACCAGCTCAGTACACATCTATGCCAGCCCGATACCTCCAAACCAGACCTACTCGCAGGCATACTGGTATGCGGTAATCGCGGCGATCCACTATTTCATCCTCACCTCTATCCTCATGATTAACATGCTTGGATACTTTCTTGGACACTATCCTCAATATTTTGCCTTGACAGATGGTCAACGAACCTTGATTCTCCAGACGACCGCTTTTGGGATCTGGCTTATAGTAGGCGCTGCTGTCTTCCAGAAGGTCATTGGGATATCGATCGCAGAAGCACTGTATTTCTGCGATATCACAATTCTAACGCTTGGCTTCGGCGATGTCACCCCAAAGACACCAGTTGGGAGAGGACTTGTCTTCCCATACGCCGTGATTGGGATAATCATCTTGGGTCTAATAGTTGGAAGTATTAACAAGATAATCAGAGACCTCCAAGACACAAACGTTGTCCAAAAGCACACCGAACGACGACGAGAAGCGACAATTTCACGATCCCTCATGGAGGAAGACCTCCAACAGCGCCTGAGACTAACCCCCAACACATCCAAAATAGCATATCGACCCAAACACACCCGGAAAACACCCATCATAAGTAAAGTGACAGCCATCTACCGCGACGCGATCGGCCGACCAAAGGACATCGtcatgaaagaagaaaaagacagaTTCGACGCCATGCGCGCCATCCAATACGAAAGCGTTATCTTCCGTCGCTGGTACCGGCTCATACTCAGTCTCATTGCCTTTGGGATCCTGTGGACCTGTGGCGCTGTGGTATTCTGGGCTTTGGAGGAGCAGTTCACGTACTTCCAGGCTTTGTATTTTGCGTTCTGCTCCCTTTTGACTATTGGTTACGGGGATATTACGCCCACCACTAACGCGGCGAAGCCTTTCTTCGTCGTGTGGTCGCTCATCGCTATCCCGACTATGACTTCGCTCATCTCCGAGATGAGCAATACCATCGTCGCGGTGTTTAAGCACGCCACTAGTCACGTCGCAGATTATACCGTCCTCCCACGAACGGGGAAATACAAGTCCTTTATCACCAAGTTTCCGCCAATCCAGAACTATCTCGAAAAACGCGAGCAAAACAAACGAGTCAACCGGGGCTTTCAAATCGGCCCAGACGACATAGAAGGGACACAAACCGGCGAGTCCTCAGGCGGCgcaagaaacaaacaatcaatcgagaaagaaggagacaAAGAACCGTCAGACTTCGACCTAGCCCAGCGTCTCGCGTTTGCTATACGTCGGACGACCCGGGATGCCGTCAATGGACATCCGAAGCGCTACAACTACGACGAATGGGTGGAGTTTACCCGGATGATTCGATTCACGGATCCGAATGCGGGGGATACGGTGTTGTATGAGGATGAATATGGGATTCTGAATTGGGATTGGATGGGTGAGAATAGTCCCATGTTGGCTTCGCAGACAGAACCGGAATGGGTTCTTGATCGGCTTTGTGAGAGTATGATCCGGTTTATCTCTACGCAGGCGCAGAAGAGACGGTCGGACGGTGTAGGGGATATAGACGAGGATGAGCCGAcgttgaggaaggagaaggatatttaagctatataaatagaacaATTTGATATCGCATCCGAGATACCACGAGTATAAACCCATCACTCAAAGAGTCCCataaaaaagaacaaccCACCTCACAACCAAGGATATGTAATCCAGCCACCACCCTCTAGCCCAAATCCCCCAAACCAATGAAAGAGCAAGTAAGCCTCTTGCATCATCAGCATGCTTCCTGACGACAAGATAACAAAGACACCTTAATGCACTTAAGCAACAACCCTAACCGAAACTCTAAAGTATGTTAAATACCATACTAAACACCCTACATCAGAACCTGATCAGAATCATAAACAACAGCTATagatctcttcttctcccccgcATAACTCTccatagaatagaatagaatagagtCTGCATAGATACTTGGCGCGGCTAATTCCGACGGATTTGTAATCAAGGCCCCAATCTTAGGAAGCAAAGTTAAGCTAAGCCATTTCGGCTAGGACGAACTTGTCGGCAACCGACTCCGCggatagaattataaatacaGTATACGTACCCTCATGTAAACAATATATCGACAATCAGATCTCTTTCTATACATACCAGACCAGACCAGACCAGACCGGGTCAAACACAAGAAAGCAAGGTAGTCAAGATGTCTCACTTCGGAACGGTTTATACTTATCCTAATAACCCGAGGGTTATGAAGGTATGTTGCATATCcatattatttaaattctaatatcAATCTTACCCCTCCAATATACCCCTCACCGccatacatccatacatccAAACCAATTGAAGACATCACCAACAAACCCAACAAACTCCACCCAAacaatcaaaacaaaactaacaaagaaacagatcCAAGCCGCCGGCAACCTCAACTCCCTCTCAATAACCACCTCCCCCGATTTCCAAATGGGCGTCACAAACCGCAGTCCCGAATACCTCTCCAAATTCCCCATGGGCAAAGCCCCCGCATTCGAAGGCGCGGACGGAACCCTTCTCTTCGAATCCGACGCAATCGCCCAATACGTCGCCGAGAGTGGTCCGGCCAAGGACCAGCTCCTTGGTGTCTCTGCGGCGGAGCGCGCGCACATCCGCCAGTGGATTTGCTTCGCCGAGGGGGATGCTATGGGGGCTGTGGTGCCGTTTGCGATCTGGCAAATGGGGTTGAGGAAGTATACGGcggaggagttggaggagCATTTGGCCAAGGCGGAGAGGGCGTTGGGGGCTGTTGAGGCGCATTTGAAGACGGGTGGGGGGAGGAAGTGGTTGGcgacggaggagaagttgagTTTGGCGGATATTAGTCTGGTGGCGGCGTTGAATTGGGGGTTTGCGACTGTTTTGGATGCGGAGTTGAGGGCGAAGTATCCGAATGTTGTGGCCTGGTATGAGAGGACGATTGAGAGTGAGGGGGTCAAGCAGGCGTTTGGGGAGAAGAAGTTTGTTGAGAAGAGGCCTGCTTTCCAGTGATCTTTCTTTTACTATGTTTAGTGAGATTGGGCTGGACGCGCAGTCTGGATTATGAGGAATGAATATGAAAAGTATAAGAATAGTTCGAATATAGTGTAACACTGCTCTCGATCACACCGCATGGAGATATCTTTAACAATAAGAATCATACTAATAATGACACTTCATGACTTTCATATTAGGGCAAGCGATGCCCAGTAAACTGTACACTTACATCGCCAATCAAAGACGTGCCATGACACCTCCCTCCTTGCCCAACGACCTGGCAATGTTCTGACTGGCCCAATCGGCGATCGCCATGTTGGTGACCATGGGATTGACGCCACTGGCGCTGGGGAATACTGATGCGTCGACCACATACAATCCGCGCGTACCCCAGACCTGGCAATCAGGGTCCACCACGCTGGTCCGCGGGGAGCTGCCCATGCGACAGGTACCCATCTGGTGCGCCGCCGCAAATGTAGTCTTCTCAGGGTCGAGCGTCTTGCTCCGGGCCTCCGCAATCCACGCCTGAAGGGCAGCATTGTTCGTGCCCTCGGCCGACGCAGCGTCCGATGCATCCTCGGGCCGGATGAAAGGCGGGATTTCGCGGCTCGAGGTGTGGAACTCCTTGGCCCCGGAGATGTACGCCATCTTCGCAGTGGCTACAAGTGCCTCGAGAATATGCTTGCGGTCGAAGGCAGAAACCGTATAGTCAACCCGGGGTCGTCCATCGACCGGGTCCGGGTATACACGGCCGCTGTCCCGATCCTTCGTAAGGGTGATGAAGCCGGCCATGTGGGGCAGCTTAGCCACAAATCGCTTCCACTCCAGCCCGTCCCGCCAGGGAA
This window harbors:
- a CDS encoding glutathione S-transferase; this translates as MSHFGTVYTYPNNPRVMKIQAAGNLNSLSITTSPDFQMGVTNRSPEYLSKFPMGKAPAFEGADGTLLFESDAIAQYVAESGPAKDQLLGVSAAERAHIRQWICFAEGDAMGAVVPFAIWQMGLRKYTAEELEEHLAKAERALGAVEAHLKTGGGRKWLATEEKLSLADISLVAALNWGFATVLDAELRAKYPNVVAWYERTIESEGVKQAFGEKKFVEKRPAFQ
- a CDS encoding putative potassium channel; translation: MNERSGDGNGPKVPRGPAKVSIWEKLQDQINPRPPDDDEPQDWWFASTAIPLIAATTSPFANVMSVVALAMSWKSEIHPEQQDPEGNPVQVLLADPRWCIGLNATSLAFGVLGNLFLLFNFTRTIRYIIALPASIILWLLATAILVGITSSVHIYASPIPPNQTYSQAYWYAVIAAIHYFILTSILMINMLGYFLGHYPQYFALTDGQRTLILQTTAFGIWLIVGAAVFQKVIGISIAEALYFCDITILTLGFGDVTPKTPVGRGLVFPYAVIGIIILGLIVGSINKIIRDLQDTNVVQKHTERRREATISRSLMEEDLQQRLRLTPNTSKIAYRPKHTRKTPIISKVTAIYRDAIGRPKDIVMKEEKDRFDAMRAIQYESVIFRRWYRLILSLIAFGILWTCGAVVFWALEEQFTYFQALYFAFCSLLTIGYGDITPTTNAAKPFFVVWSLIAIPTMTSLISEMSNTIVAVFKHATSHVADYTVLPRTGKYKSFITKFPPIQNYLEKREQNKRVNRGFQIGPDDIEGTQTGESSGGARNKQSIEKEGDKEPSDFDLAQRLAFAIRRTTRDAVNGHPKRYNYDEWVEFTRMIRFTDPNAGDTVLYEDEYGILNWDWMGENSPMLASQTEPEWVLDRLCESMIRFISTQAQKRRSDGVGDIDEDEPTLRKEKDI
- a CDS encoding RTA1 like protein-domain-containing protein; translated protein: MGSSDDAASATPNEATMFAFYRYDPNMAGAVIFTILFTITTVWHAVQLFRTRTWFFIPFVVGGIFEIIGYIGRALSSHESPNWTLGPYLIQTLFLLLAPALLAASVYMLLGRVILILRAESHAILSKKWLTKIFVTGDVLSFFLQGAGGGIQSSGSLDNMKLGEKIIVVGLFVQIFFFGFFIITAGSFDLKLRKYPIPRCHDPSIPWRKHLNVLYATSFLIMVRSVFRLVEYLQGNNGFLLHHEIFLYIFDAVLIFMAMAIFNIFHPSELTHLLREAHEYELQSSYDKYGV